TGAACGCTACGGGGTATCGCCTTCTACGGGCCGGCGGTGGCTGCAAGCCGTTAGAGATGGCGAGTCCCATTTCGCCGAGCCGACGGTAAGCCGGCGCTTCGTTGCCGCCGACGTTCGTTTGGCGGCCAATGCCAACGGAGCGCCGCCGGAGGCGTCGTGATGGGCATGGTCCTGGAGCGCCGCGCGACGTCGGCTGAGCAGGCGTTGCGGTCCCAATTGGCCCCTTGCGGAATCGCGGCAGGCTGTGCAAGATCATTTAAGTGTCATGACAGTTGGAAGAACACGATCTTTCAACGGGTCATTGACCAGGTGTCTGACGCTCAGGGAGGGGCGCCAGGCGGCTGAGGGGAGATACATGATGAGCCGGTGGGTGGATCGCATCTGCGGATTCGTTCCTCTTGTGCGGGCGAGACAAGCATGATGCCCAAGACGGCCGCGCATGATGTAGGCGATCAAGGCGTTGGTTCGGCGCCCAACGGCCACACCGGCTTGCTGGATGTTCGTGAACGCGGAACGGCTGCACGAGTGCGGTACTCGCGACGGCGCGGACTCATTGGGCTGGGCGTCGCATTTCTGGCCTTGGGCGGTGGCGGTGCCTATGTGCTCGCCGAACGGGCCAGCGACGCGGTCGAGGTGATCGCGATGATGGCGGACGTGCCTAGGGGGCACGTCATCAGCGAACATGACTTGACCACCGCTTCAGCGATGCCGGATCCGGCCTTGGCGCCGATTCCCGCCTCGCGCATTCCTGAGATCGTCGGTCAACGCGCCGCGGCGGACCTGTCGCGGGGGAGCCTGCTCACTGACGAGTCCGTAACTACTCAGATGCTGCCAGCGGCGGGTGAAACAGTTGTTGGCGTTGCCGTCACAGAGGCGCAGCTGCCAACTGAGCCAATTGCTCCGGGCTCACGCGTGCGGATCTTCGATACACCGAATGCGGGAGACGATCCGCCGGCGACGACGCCGGACTCGATCGCCGCGTCGGTTGTGAGTGTCACCAGCGACGTCACGACGGGCCACATCGTCGTCAATGTTTTGGTTCGTAGCAACGTGGCCGGTGATCTTGTCGCGCGGGTTGCCACTGGTCGTGTCGGAATCGTCTTGGACTCGCTGGAGGAGGACGGTGACGGGTTGTGACGGTTTTGGCCTTGACGTCAACACGTGGCGCCCCGGGTGTGACGACGCTGGCACTTGCGTTGACGCTCGCCTGGCCGCGGCCTGCGCTGCTCGTGGAGGGCGATGTCTCGGGAAGTTCGAGCATTAATGCAGGTCACCTGCGAGGTGAGGCCGAGCCGGCACCGAATATGGTCGATCTCGCCATAGCGGCCCGGAACAATGCTCTGAACCTCGCCACCTTGCGTGGTGTCACACGCGAGTTGCCACTTGATTCTGACCGGCTGGTGTTGCCAGGGCTGGCGAATTCCGCGCAGCGCGCGACCTTGACGAAGGACTTCTGGGAGGCGTTGGCGGCTCTTCTCGTCACGTTGCCCAGCCACGGGATCGACGTGGTGATCGACGCCGGACGGGTCGGCATGCGCGAGGCGCCGAAGGCGCTGGTCGATCGGGCGACGTTGTCCGCGGTGGTCACGCGGAGCAAGCTCGATCACATCGTGTCTTTAGCTGCGAACGCTGCTGAGCTCCGTGGTGACGCCGACGTGGCGAACGACCGGGTAGGGGCGATCGTTGTCGGCGAGGGCCAGCCGCATTCATCGAAAGACGTAGGCCGGGCCACCGGCCTACCTGTGTGGGCCACGGTTGCCTGGGATCCGGTCAATGCGGATCGGCTATCCGGCGGCAAGGAGATCACCAGCCGGACTCGTTTTGAGAAGTCGCCGCTGATGCGAAGCGTCCGATCGGCGATCAGCGAGCTGAACCGTGTTGCCCAACGACGCGAGTACGTGCTGAACGGGCGAGGCGGCCGGCCATGACGACGACGCCGGGTACCGACATCACTGATCTGCCGATCTTGCGGCATGCGGCGACCGGGCATGGGACGCCTGGGCCAGGAGCACGTGATAACTCCTCATCACCCGGCAATGGTGTCGGTTCCGGCCACGTCAATGGCTCTCGGCCGCGACCACCAGGCTCGAGTAAGCGGTCAGGCGGTGCGCAGGGCAGCGATCTCGATTGGGCACAGATCCGAAGCTTCCGCCGAGTAGCGGCAGACCGGCTCGCGGATCGGCTGCGCGACAGCGATGGTGTGAGCGAAGAGCATCGGCGCAATGTGGCCCGGCAGATTGTCAGTGAGCTACTGGACGAACACGTCCGTGCCGCTTACCAGGCAGGGGATCAGAGCATCACCCCTGACAGTCAGGCTGCAATGGAGAAAGCGATCTTCGACGCTCTGCTCGGGTTGGGCAGATTGCAGCCCTTGGTTGACGATCCTGAACTGGAAAACATCGAGGTATTCGGTTGCGAGAAGGTCGTCACCCTGGACCAGTACGGGCGAGTGGAGGAGCTCCCGCCGGTTGCCGACAGTGAAGAAGAACTGCGCGAGATGGTGGCGAATCTCGCCAGCCACGGCGGCACGACGGAACGGACATTCACCGAGAACAGTCCGATCTTGCATCTGAATCTGCACGGTGGACACCGGCTGGCAGCAATCGGATGGTTAGCTACCCAGACCGTCATTAATATCCGGCGGCACCGGTTGATCAACGTCACCATTGACGAGCTCGTCGGTGAATATCACACGTTGACCCCGGAGCTGGCAGCGTTCCTTTGCGCCGCAGTGCAGGCGCGGCGGAGCATCTTGGTCGCGGGGGAGCCGAACACAGGTAAAACCACCCTGCTGCGAGCACTCACACAGGTGATTGATCCGGGTGAGAAGATCGCCACCTTCGAGACCGAGCACGAGCTTCATCTCGATGAGCTGCGTTCCTCCAGCATCCGCCGCCCGATCGCGTTGGCCGCGCGGCCGGGAAGTGGTGAGCAGGGGCCGGACGGACGTCCGGTTGGCGAGGTCACCCTGGACGACCTCCTCGAGGCTGCGCTGAGGCTGAATCTGGACCGCATGCTGGTGGGCGAGATCCGCGGACCTGAGGCGTTGCCCATGCTTAAAGTGGCTCAAGCAGGGGCGGGTTCGCTGTCGACCATTCACGCTCGCAATGCCCGAGACGCCATTGAGCGGCTTGCCACCTGCCTTCTGGAAGCTGGTCCACACATCACTGACGTGCTGGCACATCGGCTGTTGGCACACCATGTCGACCTGATCGTGCATATCAAGCTCCGTGCTAACCGTGGCGGCGATGGGCAGGTCAAGCAACGCCGCTACGTGGACGAGGTCATCGCACTGGAACCCGGCGAGCGGGGCATGCCGGCCGTCACCGATGTGTTCACCGCTGGCCCGAACGGTGTGGCCATGCCCGGCACACCGCCGCCCTGGATCGGTGAACTGGCTGATCATGGCTACCGGCCTTCCCAGGAATGGCCATGAACCCGCCGGTAGCTGCGCTTCTCGCTGTCACAACCTTGGGCGGCTTGTGGCTGATTGTTGCCGGACTCATTCCGGTGCCTGAGAGCGACGTTGCACGTGGTCGGGACCGCCTGAACCGACGATTGCGGGCGGTGCGCGGCCAAACACCTGCCCAGCGTCGCCGACGAGCCCTGCTCGGGGCGGGATGCGGCGCCGGTGTATTGATCTGGCTGCTGACCGGCTGGCTCCTTGCCGTCCCTGCGGTGCCAGCAGCGATCGTCGGCTTGCCGGTGCTACTGCAGACTTCTGCTGACAAACAGGAGATCGCCCGCCTTGAGGCTATGAGCGCCTGGACGCGTGATCTTGCAGGCGTGATCGGTGCGGGCATTGGCATCGAGCAAGCCATCCGAACGAGCCTGGCCACGGTTCCGCCACCCATCCGAGCCGAGGTTGGGCGGCTGGTAGCCCGGATTCAAGCCCGCTGGGAGACTCCCGACGCACTTCGTGCGTGGGCGGACGACATCGATGACGCGACCGGCGATCTGATCGCGTCCGCGCTTGTCCTCGGTGCACAACGACGTGGCGCCCAGTTGGCCAAGGTTCTGACCGGGTTGGCTGACACGGTCGCCGACGACGTGCGCATGCGACGCAACGTGGCCGCGGAACAA
This portion of the Phytoactinopolyspora mesophila genome encodes:
- a CDS encoding SAF domain-containing protein; amino-acid sequence: MMPKTAAHDVGDQGVGSAPNGHTGLLDVRERGTAARVRYSRRRGLIGLGVAFLALGGGGAYVLAERASDAVEVIAMMADVPRGHVISEHDLTTASAMPDPALAPIPASRIPEIVGQRAAADLSRGSLLTDESVTTQMLPAAGETVVGVAVTEAQLPTEPIAPGSRVRIFDTPNAGDDPPATTPDSIAASVVSVTSDVTTGHIVVNVLVRSNVAGDLVARVATGRVGIVLDSLEEDGDGL
- a CDS encoding ATPase, T2SS/T4P/T4SS family; the encoded protein is MSEEHRRNVARQIVSELLDEHVRAAYQAGDQSITPDSQAAMEKAIFDALLGLGRLQPLVDDPELENIEVFGCEKVVTLDQYGRVEELPPVADSEEELREMVANLASHGGTTERTFTENSPILHLNLHGGHRLAAIGWLATQTVINIRRHRLINVTIDELVGEYHTLTPELAAFLCAAVQARRSILVAGEPNTGKTTLLRALTQVIDPGEKIATFETEHELHLDELRSSSIRRPIALAARPGSGEQGPDGRPVGEVTLDDLLEAALRLNLDRMLVGEIRGPEALPMLKVAQAGAGSLSTIHARNARDAIERLATCLLEAGPHITDVLAHRLLAHHVDLIVHIKLRANRGGDGQVKQRRYVDEVIALEPGERGMPAVTDVFTAGPNGVAMPGTPPPWIGELADHGYRPSQEWP
- a CDS encoding type II secretion system F family protein; this translates as MNPPVAALLAVTTLGGLWLIVAGLIPVPESDVARGRDRLNRRLRAVRGQTPAQRRRRALLGAGCGAGVLIWLLTGWLLAVPAVPAAIVGLPVLLQTSADKQEIARLEAMSAWTRDLAGVIGAGIGIEQAIRTSLATVPPPIRAEVGRLVARIQARWETPDALRAWADDIDDATGDLIASALVLGAQRRGAQLAKVLTGLADTVADDVRMRRNVAAEQAKPRANARVITLITVCGLAFLFVTPYSEPYGTTLGQAVLAVYLSLYVGCLMWLRSITRSPRQTRILDLEVRQTVGGGLS